One genomic window of Arthrobacter caoxuetaonis includes the following:
- a CDS encoding alpha/beta fold hydrolase, translated as MDIILVPGFWLDASSWSGVTPALKAAGHTVHPLTLPGLESVEADRSGIGLQDHIDAVVQAIDGLDRPVVLVGHSGGGGIAYGAVDARPDRVLRTIYVDAGPLGEGAAINDGLPVTGGEVPLPDWDAFDDADLIGLTEPLKEQFRAISRPEPAAVTRDRQQLSNERRWDVPATVIACEFPASVLQQLIEDGHPYVSELARISDVDFVDLPTGHWPQFTRPAELAQLILVAVDASGPA; from the coding sequence ATGGACATCATCCTGGTTCCGGGTTTCTGGCTGGACGCATCATCCTGGTCGGGGGTCACTCCCGCCCTAAAAGCGGCCGGGCATACCGTGCATCCGCTGACCCTGCCCGGATTGGAGTCCGTCGAGGCAGACCGCAGCGGCATCGGCCTGCAGGACCACATCGACGCCGTGGTGCAGGCCATTGACGGCCTGGACCGCCCGGTGGTGCTGGTTGGCCATTCCGGCGGTGGCGGTATCGCCTACGGCGCAGTCGATGCCCGGCCGGACCGCGTGCTGCGCACCATCTATGTGGATGCCGGTCCGCTCGGCGAGGGCGCGGCGATCAATGACGGGCTGCCTGTTACCGGTGGAGAGGTACCGCTGCCGGACTGGGATGCCTTCGACGATGCGGACCTCATCGGGCTGACAGAGCCGTTGAAGGAGCAGTTTCGGGCCATATCGCGGCCCGAGCCGGCTGCTGTCACCCGCGACCGCCAGCAACTCTCCAATGAACGGCGCTGGGATGTTCCGGCTACCGTGATTGCCTGCGAGTTTCCGGCGTCGGTCCTTCAACAGTTGATCGAGGACGGGCATCCGTACGTGAGTGAACTTGCCCGGATCAGCGACGTTGACTTCGTTGACCTGCCCACCGGGCACTGGCCGCAGTTCACCCGCCCGGCGGAGCTGGCGCAGCTCATCCTGGTCGCCGTGGACGCCAGCGGTCCGGCTTAG
- the putP gene encoding sodium/proline symporter PutP encodes MTDETYKLIALLIYMAAMLAIGWWAYRRTSNLDDYMLAGRGLKPGVAALSAGASDMSGWLLMGLPGAIYLSGLTEAWIAVGLTIGAWLNWKFVAPRLRSYTLVANNSITVPSFLENRLQDRTRVLRVVSGIIILVFFTFYVSSGMVAGGVFFESSFGSSYTTGMLIVGGVTIAYTLFGGFLGASYTDVVQGLMMVIALIAVPLVGIFLVGGPSGMAESLREIDPAMLNPVAGTTALAVISALAWGLGYFGQPHIIVRFMALRSPADAVAGRRIGVGWMLLSVTGAVFTALVGAAWFQQNNLTLDDPEAVFLSLAQTLFHPLVAGFVLAAVLAAIMSTISSQLIVTSSALVEDLYKIVVKKDASQRLLVMLGRGAVLVVSVVSILLALDRSNSILDLVGFAWAGFGAAFGPTILLCLFWRRLTAAGALTGMAAGAVTAFAWGTSELSSTLYEIIPGFAVNLLLAVVVSLFTRAPAGMDKNFDEARDLARRGAEDPETVPAR; translated from the coding sequence ATGACTGACGAAACGTACAAGCTGATTGCCCTGCTCATTTATATGGCCGCCATGCTGGCCATCGGGTGGTGGGCCTACCGCCGCACCTCAAACCTGGATGACTACATGCTGGCCGGGCGGGGGCTGAAGCCAGGTGTTGCAGCACTCAGCGCGGGAGCCTCAGACATGTCCGGCTGGCTGCTGATGGGCCTGCCGGGTGCCATCTACCTCTCCGGACTCACCGAAGCCTGGATCGCCGTCGGGCTCACCATCGGCGCCTGGCTGAACTGGAAGTTCGTCGCCCCGCGGCTGCGCTCCTACACACTGGTGGCCAACAACTCGATTACGGTGCCGAGCTTCTTGGAGAACCGGCTGCAGGACCGCACGCGCGTGCTGCGCGTCGTCTCGGGCATCATCATTCTGGTCTTCTTCACCTTCTACGTCTCTTCCGGCATGGTGGCCGGCGGTGTCTTCTTCGAGAGTTCCTTTGGTTCCAGCTACACCACCGGCATGCTGATCGTGGGCGGAGTGACCATCGCCTACACCCTCTTCGGCGGGTTCCTGGGCGCGAGCTACACCGACGTGGTGCAGGGCCTGATGATGGTGATCGCCCTCATCGCCGTCCCGTTGGTGGGCATCTTCCTGGTGGGCGGGCCGTCCGGCATGGCCGAATCGCTGCGCGAAATCGACCCCGCCATGCTCAACCCGGTGGCCGGCACGACGGCGCTGGCCGTCATCTCTGCCCTCGCCTGGGGCCTGGGCTACTTCGGCCAGCCCCACATCATTGTCCGCTTTATGGCCCTGCGCTCCCCTGCCGACGCCGTAGCGGGCCGCCGGATCGGCGTCGGGTGGATGCTGCTGAGCGTCACCGGAGCCGTGTTCACCGCCCTGGTCGGTGCGGCCTGGTTCCAGCAGAACAACCTGACGCTGGATGATCCCGAGGCTGTGTTCCTGAGCTTGGCACAGACCCTGTTCCATCCGCTGGTGGCCGGGTTTGTGCTGGCCGCCGTCCTGGCCGCCATCATGAGCACCATTTCCAGCCAGCTGATCGTCACGTCCTCCGCCCTGGTGGAAGACCTGTACAAGATTGTGGTCAAGAAGGACGCCTCCCAGAGGCTGCTGGTAATGCTCGGCCGCGGTGCGGTGCTGGTCGTTTCCGTGGTGTCGATCCTGCTGGCACTGGACCGCAGCAACTCGATCCTGGACCTGGTCGGCTTTGCGTGGGCGGGCTTCGGTGCGGCCTTCGGGCCCACCATCCTGCTGTGCCTCTTCTGGCGCCGGCTCACCGCAGCCGGTGCCCTCACCGGCATGGCGGCAGGTGCCGTGACGGCCTTCGCCTGGGGCACCTCGGAACTCTCCTCCACCCTGTACGAGATCATCCCGGGCTTCGCCGTGAACCTGCTGCTTGCCGTCGTCGTCAGCCTGTTCACCCGGGCTCCGGCCGGAATGGACAAGAACTTCGATGAGGCGCGGGACCTCGCCCGGCGCGGTGCCGAAGATCCGGAAACGGTTCCTGCACGCTAA
- a CDS encoding DUF4232 domain-containing protein, which yields MRTTAARTPLLLSSGLLVAALVLAGCGGSDNADESASPTPSAGTTAGASPSGSPSGSRNATAAPETSAPSVEGAAPCTADKLSAAVEDTPGGGAAGSVYRDLVLTNTSSEPCSTFGFPGVSYLGISGTQVGAPATRSGGTDAVAVTLAPGQSAVATLRETRPENYGEECSSVSVSGLRIFPPEDTAHLNIARAGYGCSNEEVELLEVGPLTGPR from the coding sequence ATGAGAACCACGGCCGCCCGAACCCCGCTCCTCCTTTCCTCAGGCCTGCTTGTCGCCGCCCTGGTTCTGGCAGGGTGCGGAGGCAGCGACAATGCGGATGAGTCAGCGTCCCCCACTCCGTCGGCCGGCACGACGGCGGGCGCCTCACCGAGCGGCTCCCCGAGCGGCTCCCGCAACGCCACCGCGGCACCCGAAACGTCTGCGCCTTCCGTTGAGGGCGCAGCACCCTGCACGGCAGACAAACTCTCCGCAGCGGTCGAAGACACCCCGGGCGGAGGTGCCGCCGGCAGCGTCTACCGCGACCTGGTGCTGACGAACACCTCCTCCGAGCCGTGCTCCACCTTCGGGTTCCCGGGTGTCTCCTACCTCGGGATATCAGGGACGCAGGTCGGTGCACCGGCTACCCGTTCCGGCGGGACCGACGCCGTGGCAGTGACCCTGGCTCCGGGGCAGTCCGCTGTTGCAACACTCCGCGAAACCCGCCCGGAGAATTACGGCGAGGAGTGCTCATCGGTGTCGGTTTCCGGGCTCCGCATTTTCCCCCCGGAAGACACTGCCCACCTCAACATCGCCCGTGCCGGATACGGCTGCAGCAACGAAGAAGTCGAGCTTTTGGAGGTCGGTCCGCTCACCGGTCCGCGCTAG
- the rlmH gene encoding 23S rRNA (pseudouridine(1915)-N(3))-methyltransferase RlmH codes for MALRVLMVGRKHEDWVVDGIRRYEKRLKKPFDLSWISIPHSARENDAARKEESERLLAKLGSDYVILLDERGKAITSPQLAKTLQKPLDNSRNVTLIIGGAYGVDQSVHDRADFVWSLSPLVFPHQLVRLILAEQVYRAQEIAAGRPYHHE; via the coding sequence ATGGCATTACGCGTTCTGATGGTCGGCCGCAAGCACGAGGACTGGGTGGTTGACGGGATCCGCCGCTACGAGAAGCGGCTGAAAAAACCCTTCGACCTGTCCTGGATTTCCATCCCGCATTCCGCGCGGGAAAACGACGCCGCCCGCAAAGAGGAGTCGGAGCGGCTGCTGGCCAAGCTCGGCAGCGACTACGTGATCCTCCTCGATGAGCGCGGCAAAGCCATCACCTCGCCGCAGCTCGCGAAGACGCTGCAGAAGCCGCTGGACAATTCACGCAATGTCACGCTGATCATCGGCGGTGCCTACGGCGTGGACCAAAGCGTCCACGACCGCGCGGACTTCGTCTGGTCCCTCTCGCCCCTGGTCTTTCCGCATCAGCTGGTCCGCCTGATCCTCGCGGAGCAGGTCTACCGTGCACAGGAGATCGCCGCCGGGCGCCCGTATCACCACGAATAA
- a CDS encoding patatin-like phospholipase family protein translates to MSQTRAVVLGGGGVAGIAWEMGVLAALLEEGIDLNAADLVVGTSAGSMVGAALRAGLLPQVLAAQLDDAGAALAGPGIDAPYQDPSGFSSEAFIELTATAGRGDGDEKAARARVGQLARTTPAVMTEGEWVSSIRSLLPQQQWPDKPFGIAVVDAEDGSFTVLDAMSDVELARAIAASCAVPTVWPPVTILGRQYMDGGMRSATNADVAEGYGKVLVLASGPEAPVSPFGPSLPQALAKLQQHSSTFVVEADEAALREFGVNPLLRSTRIPASAAGRRQGAEAAAAIRDFWTA, encoded by the coding sequence ATGAGCCAAACACGGGCGGTTGTCCTTGGCGGCGGGGGAGTAGCGGGGATCGCATGGGAGATGGGCGTGCTGGCGGCGCTGCTGGAGGAAGGCATCGACCTGAACGCCGCGGATCTGGTGGTGGGTACTTCTGCCGGGTCGATGGTGGGGGCGGCGCTGCGCGCCGGACTGCTGCCGCAGGTCCTGGCAGCACAGCTCGACGACGCCGGGGCGGCGCTGGCTGGGCCGGGAATCGATGCGCCGTACCAGGATCCGAGCGGGTTCAGCAGCGAGGCCTTTATCGAGCTGACGGCAACGGCGGGACGCGGCGACGGCGATGAGAAGGCGGCCCGGGCGAGGGTAGGCCAGCTGGCGCGCACCACTCCAGCGGTGATGACCGAGGGGGAGTGGGTGTCCAGCATCCGTTCCCTGCTGCCGCAGCAGCAGTGGCCGGACAAACCGTTTGGGATTGCGGTGGTGGATGCGGAGGACGGCTCGTTCACGGTGCTGGATGCCATGTCCGACGTCGAGCTGGCCCGCGCGATTGCCGCCAGCTGCGCCGTGCCCACCGTCTGGCCGCCGGTCACCATCCTCGGCCGGCAGTACATGGACGGCGGGATGCGCTCGGCCACCAATGCCGACGTGGCCGAGGGATACGGGAAGGTGCTGGTGCTGGCCTCCGGACCGGAGGCTCCCGTGAGCCCGTTCGGCCCCAGCCTGCCGCAGGCACTGGCGAAACTCCAGCAGCACAGCAGCACCTTCGTGGTGGAGGCGGACGAGGCAGCCCTGCGTGAATTTGGGGTGAATCCGCTGCTGCGCTCCACCCGGATTCCGGCGTCGGCTGCCGGACGGCGCCAGGGCGCGGAAGCGGCGGCGGCGATTCGGGATTTCTGGACCGCCTGA
- a CDS encoding DUF1905 domain-containing protein, producing the protein MGGALQARNCHTGIIVPQRPLPWPFPLPPRAREATFHGVDTSFSAEVFEWRGPPPFYWVLLSEDAADYVRGCASEATYGWGAIPVCVRIGDSGWETSLLPRSGGYALPLRKDVRSKERIADGDTVAVELSVAPRGGRAANGIGHPFP; encoded by the coding sequence ATGGGTGGCGCCCTTCAGGCGCGGAATTGCCATACCGGGATTATAGTTCCGCAGCGCCCTCTGCCGTGGCCATTTCCGTTGCCGCCCCGGGCCCGGGAAGCTACCTTTCATGGCGTGGACACATCATTCAGCGCGGAGGTGTTCGAGTGGCGCGGACCGCCGCCGTTCTATTGGGTGCTTCTGTCCGAGGACGCAGCTGACTACGTTCGCGGCTGCGCCTCCGAAGCCACGTACGGGTGGGGAGCAATCCCTGTCTGTGTCCGGATCGGGGATTCCGGTTGGGAGACCTCCCTGCTGCCTCGCAGCGGAGGTTATGCCCTGCCCCTAAGGAAGGACGTCCGGTCCAAGGAACGGATAGCCGACGGCGATACGGTGGCGGTTGAGCTGAGCGTGGCTCCACGTGGTGGGCGTGCGGCCAACGGTATTGGTCATCCATTCCCCTAG
- a CDS encoding DUF808 domain-containing protein, translated as MSGGLVALLDDVAALARIAAASVDDIAAGAAKAGAKAAGVVIDDAAVTPQYVSGADPSRELPMIKKIFWGSLRNKLLIILPALLLVSAFIPGVIPFILMLGGTYLCYEGAEKVWHKFFGHHEATEAPAVERGPGAESKVIKGAITTDFILSCEIMVISMNEVADASIWVRAMILVVVAIAITVLVYGAVALIVKMDDIGLHLAAKDSAAGKRVGGLLVKGMPSVLAAITLVGTIAMLWVGGHIMLVGAYDLGWHAPYDLVHLLEHPVAGIAVVGGFLGWLVNTLCSAVFGLAWGLVVMAALVPLKKVLPFGKKKDGQESGDTRAAVAGHPSEKPDTDAG; from the coding sequence GTGAGCGGCGGACTCGTTGCACTGCTGGACGACGTCGCCGCCCTGGCCCGCATAGCGGCCGCCTCAGTGGACGACATCGCCGCCGGAGCCGCCAAAGCGGGTGCCAAGGCCGCCGGCGTCGTAATTGATGACGCCGCAGTCACGCCGCAGTACGTCTCCGGTGCCGACCCGTCCCGCGAACTGCCGATGATCAAGAAGATCTTCTGGGGTTCGCTGCGCAACAAGCTGCTGATCATCCTGCCTGCGCTGCTGCTGGTCAGCGCCTTCATTCCGGGCGTCATCCCGTTCATCCTGATGCTCGGCGGTACCTACCTCTGTTATGAGGGTGCGGAGAAGGTGTGGCACAAGTTCTTCGGCCACCATGAGGCCACAGAGGCTCCAGCAGTCGAACGTGGTCCGGGAGCAGAGTCCAAGGTCATCAAGGGTGCCATCACCACAGACTTCATCCTGTCCTGCGAGATCATGGTCATCTCCATGAACGAGGTGGCTGACGCGTCGATCTGGGTCCGCGCAATGATCCTGGTTGTCGTCGCGATCGCAATCACGGTGCTCGTCTACGGCGCAGTTGCCTTGATCGTCAAAATGGACGATATCGGCCTGCACCTGGCAGCCAAGGACTCGGCAGCCGGCAAGCGCGTTGGCGGGCTGCTGGTCAAGGGAATGCCCTCCGTGCTGGCGGCGATCACGCTGGTGGGAACGATTGCCATGCTCTGGGTGGGCGGTCACATCATGCTGGTTGGCGCGTACGACCTCGGCTGGCACGCACCGTACGACCTCGTCCATCTCCTGGAGCATCCCGTGGCCGGGATTGCGGTTGTGGGAGGCTTCCTGGGCTGGCTCGTGAACACGCTCTGCTCCGCGGTCTTCGGACTCGCCTGGGGCCTGGTGGTCATGGCCGCACTAGTCCCGCTGAAGAAAGTCCTGCCGTTCGGCAAGAAGAAGGACGGGCAGGAATCCGGTGACACCCGCGCTGCTGTTGCCGGGCACCCGTCGGAGAAACCGGACACTGACGCGGGCTAG
- a CDS encoding CDP-alcohol phosphatidyltransferase family protein — translation MSHGTDRREIPQRSSRWAAKSADILAAAKLTPNQISVGSVVFAAAGAAALICSAYTDDAVIRAVLLAAAAACIPLRLLLNMLDGMLAVEKGMSSPVGDIYNELPDRISDVLFLGAAGIATAGLVTAGRVDFGVTLGFLAAILAVLTAYIRCLGAALGTGNFFDGPLAKPHRMWLLMIGVLAGIAETWLPWPEGWALFGTLALIALGSLLTCMRRLRRVSAALRARSRDLPS, via the coding sequence ATGAGCCACGGAACAGATAGGCGGGAAATACCGCAGCGCAGCAGCCGGTGGGCGGCAAAATCAGCAGATATTCTTGCGGCGGCGAAACTCACCCCCAATCAAATCTCAGTCGGTTCAGTGGTATTCGCCGCAGCGGGCGCCGCGGCGCTTATCTGTTCGGCATATACCGACGACGCAGTAATTCGTGCTGTTCTTCTTGCCGCGGCTGCTGCCTGTATACCGCTGCGTTTGTTGTTGAACATGCTCGACGGAATGCTGGCCGTAGAAAAGGGCATGAGCTCACCGGTGGGCGATATCTACAATGAACTGCCTGACCGGATCTCCGATGTGCTGTTCCTGGGGGCAGCAGGCATCGCGACCGCCGGGCTGGTGACCGCCGGCCGAGTGGATTTCGGGGTGACGCTGGGATTCCTTGCGGCGATACTCGCCGTGCTCACTGCCTACATCCGCTGCCTCGGGGCAGCCCTCGGCACGGGAAACTTCTTCGACGGGCCCTTGGCCAAACCCCACCGCATGTGGTTGCTGATGATCGGCGTCCTGGCGGGCATCGCCGAAACCTGGCTTCCCTGGCCGGAAGGGTGGGCGCTGTTCGGCACACTGGCCCTCATCGCATTGGGTTCCCTGCTCACGTGTATGCGCCGGTTGCGCCGTGTCAGCGCTGCGCTGCGTGCCCGCAGCAGGGACTTGCCATCATGA
- a CDS encoding lysophospholipid acyltransferase family protein, translating to MNVGRASRRGLAKLISAFAGARVVTAAGESGLDLPEQAIYYANHSSHLDFLTIWAALPAALQQRARPVAAKDYWGSGVRKAFAERIFNAYLVDRHGSSSRRQRTSDSGVSPKGQVEGMAEVLAAGDSLIIFPEGTRGEGDTIAAFHGGLYKLARLHPQVPVVPVTLANLGRILPKGEMIPVPHLSTVIFCEPLHLEPDEDRQTFLARARQVLVEGLAKHQGPQPADAPGEDDGPSAAPRQARQDKP from the coding sequence ATGAACGTCGGCAGGGCCTCCCGGCGCGGTCTCGCGAAACTTATCAGCGCCTTCGCGGGTGCGCGCGTGGTGACTGCAGCCGGAGAATCTGGGCTGGATCTGCCCGAGCAAGCCATCTACTACGCGAACCATTCGAGCCATCTGGACTTCCTCACCATCTGGGCCGCACTGCCGGCAGCGCTTCAGCAACGTGCCCGGCCGGTGGCTGCCAAGGACTACTGGGGCTCCGGGGTGCGCAAGGCTTTTGCGGAACGGATCTTCAACGCCTATTTGGTTGACCGCCACGGCTCCAGCAGCCGCCGGCAGCGCACGTCGGACTCGGGGGTCAGCCCCAAGGGCCAGGTGGAGGGCATGGCGGAGGTGCTGGCAGCCGGTGACTCGCTGATTATCTTCCCTGAAGGCACCCGCGGCGAAGGCGACACAATCGCCGCGTTTCACGGCGGACTGTACAAACTGGCCCGTCTCCACCCTCAGGTCCCCGTGGTCCCCGTGACGCTCGCCAACCTCGGCCGGATCCTCCCCAAAGGTGAGATGATCCCAGTGCCTCACCTCTCCACCGTCATCTTCTGCGAGCCACTTCACCTGGAGCCCGATGAGGACAGACAGACGTTCCTGGCCCGCGCCCGCCAGGTTCTCGTGGAGGGCCTGGCGAAGCATCAAGGCCCACAACCTGCAGATGCCCCCGGAGAGGACGACGGCCCCTCGGCCGCTCCTCGTCAGGCCAGGCAGGACAAGCCGTGA
- a CDS encoding phosphatidate cytidylyltransferase — MSDWELGLLDSSSLKLLGGVVLVLVLASGTAWLLGRRFGNTSTIVNLKQRINAWWLMVALLGAVLAAGETVTIVLFLVLSLLALREFITISPTGRGDHKALVWLVFIIPAVHYWFLWEHWYGMFSVFIPVYAFLFLPARNALAGQTTGFLQRTAVIQWALMVCVYAISYAPALLQLPVAMEAGRDAAEGSAPGTGGATGAHLLLFLLIVVQGSDVLQYVWGKTLGKHPIAPSVSPNKTWEGFIGGVLSATALGAALWWITPFTPLMAALLAFISCVMGFAGGLVMSAIKRDRGIKDFGSTIPGHGGIMDRLDSLCFAAPVFFHAVRFFYT, encoded by the coding sequence GTGAGCGATTGGGAACTGGGTTTGCTGGACTCGTCTTCGCTCAAACTCCTCGGCGGCGTCGTCCTTGTTCTGGTTTTGGCTTCCGGGACCGCGTGGCTGCTGGGGCGCCGATTCGGCAACACGAGCACCATCGTGAACTTGAAGCAGCGCATCAACGCCTGGTGGTTGATGGTCGCACTGTTAGGTGCTGTTTTGGCAGCCGGCGAGACGGTGACGATTGTGCTGTTTCTGGTGCTGTCCCTTCTGGCGCTGCGCGAGTTCATCACCATCTCACCGACCGGCCGCGGAGATCACAAAGCGCTCGTGTGGCTGGTGTTCATCATCCCCGCGGTGCACTACTGGTTCCTGTGGGAACACTGGTACGGCATGTTCAGTGTGTTCATCCCGGTGTACGCCTTCCTCTTCCTGCCGGCGCGCAATGCACTCGCCGGGCAGACCACCGGGTTCCTGCAGCGGACCGCGGTCATTCAGTGGGCGCTGATGGTATGCGTTTACGCCATCAGCTACGCCCCGGCGCTCCTGCAGCTTCCGGTAGCCATGGAGGCAGGGCGGGATGCGGCCGAAGGCTCGGCGCCCGGAACCGGCGGGGCTACCGGCGCGCATCTGCTGCTGTTCCTGCTGATCGTGGTGCAGGGCTCCGATGTGCTGCAGTACGTGTGGGGCAAGACGCTCGGGAAGCATCCGATCGCGCCGAGCGTGAGTCCCAACAAGACCTGGGAAGGATTCATCGGGGGAGTGCTTTCGGCCACCGCCCTGGGGGCTGCCCTCTGGTGGATCACACCGTTCACCCCGCTGATGGCCGCGCTCCTGGCGTTCATCTCCTGTGTGATGGGTTTCGCCGGGGGCCTGGTGATGTCTGCCATTAAGCGCGACCGCGGCATCAAGGACTTCGGCTCCACCATTCCCGGTCACGGCGGCATCATGGACCGTCTGGACTCGCTCTGCTTTGCGGCACCGGTCTTCTTTCACGCCGTGCGCTTCTTCTACACCTGA
- a CDS encoding pyridoxamine 5'-phosphate oxidase family protein gives MTSQEQQAGIDRVVKILEHASIGNLTTVDLDGKLVSRPLELQETDADGNLWFFTQDPSPKADEIRNNPNVNVSIADKKGYLSISGRAEISRDQEKIQELWKASAAAWFEQGREDPSIALIKVNSDTAEYWISDEPKVASIFKIAKSSVTGDTPDIGKNDVVDL, from the coding sequence ATGACTTCCCAGGAGCAGCAGGCAGGAATCGACCGCGTAGTGAAAATCCTTGAGCATGCAAGCATCGGGAACCTCACGACCGTCGATTTGGACGGGAAACTGGTCAGCCGTCCGCTGGAACTGCAGGAAACGGATGCGGACGGCAACCTGTGGTTCTTCACCCAGGACCCTTCCCCCAAGGCTGACGAGATCCGCAACAACCCCAATGTCAACGTCTCCATTGCCGACAAAAAGGGCTACCTTTCCATCAGCGGACGAGCCGAGATCTCCCGGGACCAGGAGAAAATCCAGGAACTCTGGAAGGCCTCCGCAGCTGCATGGTTCGAACAGGGCCGTGAAGACCCCTCCATTGCCCTGATCAAGGTCAACAGCGATACCGCCGAGTATTGGATATCCGACGAGCCGAAGGTTGCCAGCATCTTCAAGATCGCCAAGAGCTCCGTCACCGGGGACACCCCGGACATCGGCAAGAACGACGTCGTCGACCTGTAG
- the tadA gene encoding tRNA adenosine(34) deaminase TadA — MDFITPSHDAWMGMALDQARAALATSDVPIGAVVIGPGGEVLGTGRNEREATGDPTAHAEVVAIREAAAALGEWRLAGCTLVVTLEPCAMCAGAIVLARVPRVVFGAWDEKAGASGSVFDILREPRLNHWVEVFPGVREAECADLLRSFFGSRRIAGST, encoded by the coding sequence ATGGATTTCATCACCCCCTCCCACGACGCCTGGATGGGGATGGCCCTGGACCAGGCGCGTGCCGCCCTGGCGACGTCGGATGTCCCGATCGGCGCCGTCGTCATCGGTCCCGGCGGGGAGGTCCTGGGAACCGGGCGCAACGAGCGGGAGGCGACCGGGGACCCGACCGCGCACGCAGAGGTTGTTGCCATCCGCGAGGCCGCCGCGGCTCTCGGCGAGTGGCGGCTGGCCGGCTGCACCCTGGTGGTCACGCTCGAACCGTGTGCGATGTGCGCCGGGGCCATCGTGCTTGCCAGGGTTCCCCGCGTGGTGTTCGGTGCCTGGGATGAGAAGGCAGGGGCATCCGGATCGGTGTTCGATATTCTTCGCGAACCCCGCCTGAACCATTGGGTGGAAGTCTTCCCCGGAGTGCGGGAAGCCGAATGTGCGGACCTCCTTCGGAGCTTTTTCGGCTCACGGCGTATCGCCGGGAGTACCTAG
- the upp gene encoding uracil phosphoribosyltransferase, whose protein sequence is MRVLVVDHPLVAHKLTVLRDKDTPSPVFRLLTEELVTLLAYEATRNVRVEPVNIETPVTSTVGTGLVKPTPLVVPILRAGLGMLEGMTRLVPTAEVGFLGMARNEETLEAITYAERLPDDLTGRQVFVLDPMLATGGTLREAIKFLFQRGAAEIVCICLLGAPEGLSVLEEELADANVTIVLASIDERLDEKAYIVPGLGDAGDRLYGIVH, encoded by the coding sequence ATGCGCGTACTAGTAGTGGATCATCCCCTCGTAGCCCACAAGTTGACCGTCCTCCGGGATAAGGACACCCCTTCCCCGGTCTTCCGTCTGCTCACCGAAGAACTCGTGACCCTGCTGGCGTACGAAGCCACCCGCAATGTCCGGGTAGAGCCCGTGAACATCGAAACCCCGGTCACCTCGACCGTGGGAACCGGCCTGGTGAAGCCCACGCCGCTGGTTGTTCCGATCCTGCGTGCCGGCCTCGGCATGCTGGAAGGCATGACCCGGCTGGTCCCCACCGCCGAAGTCGGCTTCCTGGGCATGGCACGCAATGAAGAGACCCTCGAGGCCATTACCTATGCGGAGCGCCTACCGGACGATCTGACCGGCCGGCAGGTCTTCGTCCTGGACCCGATGCTTGCCACCGGCGGCACCCTGCGGGAAGCCATTAAGTTCCTCTTCCAGCGCGGAGCAGCGGAGATCGTCTGCATCTGCCTGCTGGGTGCACCCGAAGGCCTGAGCGTCCTGGAAGAAGAGCTCGCAGACGCCAACGTCACCATCGTCCTGGCGTCCATCGATGAACGGCTTGACGAAAAGGCCTACATCGTGCCGGGTCTCGGAGATGCCGGAGACCGTCTCTACGGGATTGTGCACTAG